One window of the Anopheles cruzii chromosome 2, idAnoCruzAS_RS32_06, whole genome shotgun sequence genome contains the following:
- the LOC128278411 gene encoding insulin-like receptor, which translates to MRYKYLWGERKWPGTSFWKRWRWKAGAPSAILGATDKNHLLVCAVYLLAMLCCLVAEQQGGAGTDVLSVSSSAAANGMVDTGAVITSEGKVCIRILLPPISAVCSSVDVRNLPTHLERLKDCRVVEGFVQIMLIDKYKDDSFDNYSFPLLTEITGYLMMFRINGLQTLGQLFPNLTVIRGTELANNYALVIYELMHLKELGLTSLVHIERGGVRIEKNSNLCHAGTIDWNAIAPNGDNYINSNQNANECTTCPSNVTSTLSDGSTALIKCPQRDANRITHAAKESYLCWSNKHCQQKCPAECPPKSCAETGACCSRHCVGRCGGVNGTECMACTKYNYVDAGGNVRCVPECPKHLFLFSHSRCVTAEECYKLYKPLQRTSESTEDFPYIPIRGECRLECPEDFTIQRNPVTGRRECVPCNGQCRTECNSMVIESISQIQQLRGCTIIKGSLSIRLRQLGGENVVRELQNVLQTIEEIDGYLTIIRSYALMSLGFFKKLRVIHGNTLNANISLSVLDNQNLQELWNQDVEIKRGNVMFNGNPMLCVKKITELKKNFGPSVKIENEDQLHKSNGVRMACEIVKLATSTTKISLDTAIIQWEPFKDLPDMRQLLGYVVYYIEAPHQNVTFYDGRDACNSEGWRVDDVPNWQEKGESSHILTRLQPYTQYAYYVKTYTLSSENMGGQTDITYFTTAPGQPRMVRNLQVVAEKSSVSIKWEEPIKMNGKLTEYRVSATLNDEKNDMINQRNYCDHEIEKPTAKPNITPQSPIGTTPSPPKESNQVCSVEDCASFCPAGGSGGIGPHVIDANDIEMSINFEDWLHNYVYIKNTKTNSRKRRHSEDLVVNANNSYVFPKNTENVSQPTPTVVSNEQVAGESYYRSLTDSTNMTNITFALGKFKHSALYQINVVACREKAAKVNNTFVLDDVTTFCGPPQLISFRTPRLLEADNIPVGSIQLEEQSNTTQRVVRVQWKGPAKPNGVVVSYSIKYQRVDLDSVQAITRCVTVHTFNRTGYFLLTKLEAGNYSVRIMATTTAGDGLYSVEKYIYLEKRESESSWTHWLIALVLTVILLSVGLIAVYFVRQKYLPMSNMRLFAHVNPDYAGVTYKVDEWEVPREHIIQLEELGQGSFGMVYKGIVTKLGTDANIPCAIKTVNESATERERESFLIEATVMKEFNTHHVVRLLGVVSIGQPTLVIMELMANGDLKSYLRRHRPDYENGEELSPQPPTLKQIYQMAIEIADGMAYLSAKKFVHRDLAARNCMVADDLTVKIGDFGMTRDIYETDYYRKGTKGFLPVRWMAPESLKDGMFSSSSDVFSYGVVLWEMATLASQPYQGLTNDQVLRYVIDGGVMERPENCPDKLYDLMRICWQHRASGRPSFMDIINMLLVHSNERFMQVSFFHSPPTSDSIAQPGQGLSDDVTAPLRANEDDLDEDDDEPYSIEMTDSRLMQNNGPKPDIRSPHSPQR; encoded by the exons ATGCGCTACAAA taCCTGTGGGGCGAGAGGAAGTGGCCCGGAACCAGCTTCTGGAAGCGCTGGCGGTGGAAAGCGGGTGCACCGTCGGCGATCCTCGGGGCCACGGATAAGAACCATCTACTGGTATGCGCGGTTTATTTACTCGCCATGCTCTGCTGTCTGGTGGCCGAACAGCAAGGAGGTGCTGGTACGGACgtgctttcggtttcgtcgtcggcggcggcaaacggCATGGTGGACACTGGGGCCGTCATTACGAGCGAGGGAAAAG TTTGTATCCGTATTCTTCTTCCGCCCATTTCCGCAGTATGCTCCAGTGTGGACGTCCGGAACCTGCCAACGCACCTGGAGCGACTCAAAGACTGTCGAGTGGTGGAGGGTTTTGTGCAAATTATGCTGATCGATAAGTATAAGGACGACAGCTTCGACAACTACTCGTTCCCGCTGTTGACGGAGATTACCGGGTACTTGATGATGTTCCGCATCAACGGCCTGCAAACGCTCGGTCAGCTGTTCCCGAACCTGACCGTCATCCGGGGCACCGAACTGGCCAACAACTATGCCCTCGTCATTTACGAACTGATGCACCTGAAG GAACTTGGCCTCACATCGTTGGTCCACATCGAACGGGGTGGCGTACGGATCGAAAAGAATTCCAATTTATGTCACGCGGGCACGATCGACTGGAATGCCATTGCTCCCAATGGTGACAACTACATAAAC TCAAACCAAAACGCAAACGAGTGCACTACCTGTCCGAGTAACGTCACCAGCACGCTGTCCGACGGGAGCACGGCGCTGATCAAGTGTCCGCAGCGGGACGCAAATCGCATCACACACGCCGCAAAAGAAAGTTACCTGTGCTGGTCGAACAAGCACTGCCAACAAA AGTGTCCCGCCGAGTGTCCACCAAAGTCCTGCGCGGAAACGGGCGCGTGCTGTAGCAGGCATTGCGTTGGCCGGTGCGGCGGCGTCAACGGGACGGAGTGTATGGCTTGCACGAAGTACAACTACGTGGACGCCGGCGGCAACGTGCGGTGTGTGCCCGAGTGTCCCAAGCATTTGTTTCTGTTCAGCCACAGCCGCTGCGTGACGGCCGAGGAGTGCTACAAATTGTACAAACCGCTGCAGCGGACGTCGGAGAGTACCGAGGACTTTCCGTACATTCCGATACGGGGCGAGTGTCGGCTCGAGTGTCCGGAAGATTTCACGATACAGCGCAACCCGGTGACGGGGCGCCGAGAGTGCGTACCCTGCAACGGCCAGTGTCGCACGGAGTGTAACAGTATGGTGATCGAGAGTATATCGCAGATACAGCAACTCCGGGGCTGTACCATCATCAAAGGGTCGCTTTCGATACGGCTTCGGCAGCTCGGTGGAG AGAACGTTGTCCGTGAGCTACAGAATGTGCTGCAAACGATCGAGGAGATCGACGGGTATCTGACCATCATCCGCTCGTACGCCTTGATGTCGCTCGGATTCTTCAAGAAGCTGCGAGTGATCCACGGCAACACACTGAACGCAAA CATCTCTCTGAGCGTGCTGGACAATCAGAACCTGCAGGAGCTGTGGAATCAGGACGTGGAAATTAAGCGCGGTAACGTGATGTTTAACGGCAATCCGATGCTGTGCGTGAAAAAGATTACCGAGCTGAAGAAAAACTTTGGCCCCTCGGTGAAGATCGAGAACGAGGATCAGCTGCACAAGAGCAACGGGGTGCGGATGGCGTGCGAGATCGTGAAGCTGGCGACGAGCACGACGAAAATTTCGCTCGACACGGCCATCATCCAGTGGGAACCGTTCAAGGATTTGCCCGACATGCGCCAGCTGCTCGGGTACGTCGTGTATTACATCGAAGCGCCGCACCAGAACGTAACGTTCTACGATGGGCGCGATGCGTGCAATTCGGAAGGCTGGCGTGTGGACGACGTGCCGAACTGGCAGGAAAAGGGCGAAAGTAGCCACATACTGACGCGACTGCAACCGTACACCCAGTACGCGTACTACGTCAAGACGTACACGCTGTCGTCGGAGAATATGGGCGGCCAGACGGACATTACGTACTTCACGACGGCACCCGGCCAACCGCGGATGGTACGCAACCTGCAGGTCGTCGCCGAAAAGAGCTCCGTG TCGATCAAGTGGGAAGAACCGATCAAGATGAACGGCAAACTGACCGAGTACCGGGTCAGTGCGACGCTGAACGACGAGAAAAACGACATGATCAACCAACGCAACTACTGTGACCATG AAATTGAGAAGCCTACAGCGAAGCCAAATATCACACCCCAGTCGCCGATCGGCACGACGCCCTCTCCGCCCAAAGAAAGCAACCAGGTGTGCTCCGTCGAGGACTGTGCGTCGTTCTGTCCGGCCGGTGGGTCGGGCGGGATAGGTCCGCACGTCATTGACGCCAACGACATCGAGATGTCGATCAACTTCGAGGACTGGCTGCACAACTATGTGTACATAAA aaatacgaaaacaaacagccggAAGCGACGCCACAGCGAAGACCTGGTGGTCAATGCGAACAATTCGTATGTGTTTCCAAAGAACACCGAGAACGTGTCgcaaccgacaccgacggtGGTCAGCAACGAGCAGGTGGCGGGAGAATCGTACTACCGCAGCCTGACCGATTCCACCAACATGACCAACATCACGTTCGCGTTGGGCAAGTTCAAGCACTCGGCCCTCTACCAGATCAATGTGGTCGCGTGCCGCGAGAAGGCGGCCAAGGTGAACAACACGTTCGTGCTGGACGATGTCACCACCTTCTGTGGGCCACCGCAGCTCATCTCGTTCCGAACGCCGCGCTTGCTCGAGGCGGACAACATCCCGGTCGGGTCGATCCAGCTCGAGGAGCAGTCGAACACGACGCAGCGCGTGGTGCGCGTGCAGTGGAAGGGCCCGGCCAAACCGAACGGCGTGGTCGTGTCCTACTCGATCAAGTACCAGCGGGTCGATCTGGACTCGGTGCAAGCCATCACGCGGTGCGTCACCGTGCACACGTTCAATCGGACCGGGTACTTTCTGCTCACGAAGCTGGAAGCGGGCAACTACAGTGTGCGCATTatggccacgacgacggccggcgaTGGGCTGTACTCGGTGGAGAAGTACATCTACCTGGAGAAGCGCGAATCAGAGTCCTCCTGGACGCACTGGCTGATCGCGCTCGTCCTGACGGTAATCCTCTTATCGGTTGGTCTCATTGCGGTGTACTTCGTGCGCCAGAAGTATCTCCCCATGTCGAACATGCGCCTGTTTGCGCACGTCAATCCGGACTACGCCGGGGTCACGTACAAGGTGGACGAATGGGAGGTACCGCGGGAGCACATCATTCAGCTGGAGGAGCTGGGCCAGGGCTCGTTCGGCATGGTGTACAAGGGTATCGTCACGAAGCTGGGCACCGATGCGAACATACCGTGCGCCATCAAAACGGTCAACGAGAGTGCCACCGAGCGGGAGCGCGAAAGTTTCCTGATAGAGGCTACGGTCATGAAGGAGTTCAACACGCACCACGTGGTCCGGTTGCTGGGAGTCGTTTCGATTGGCCAGCCCACGCTCGTCATCATGGAGCTGATGGCGAACGGGGACCTGAAGAGCTACctgcggcggcaccggccggaCTACGAGAACGGCGAGGAGCTGTCGCCACAGCCGCCGACGTTGAAGCAGATCTACCAGATGGCGATCGAGATCGCGGACGGGATGGCGTATCTGTCGGCGAAAAAGTTTGTCCACCGCGATCTGGCAGCCCGCAACTGCATGGTGGCCGACGATCTGACGGTCAAGATAGGCGACTTTGGCATGACGCGCGACATCTACGAAACCGACTACTACCGCAAGGGTACCAAAGGGTTCCTGCCCGTCCGGTGGATGGCTCCCGAGAGCCTGAAGGACGGCAtgttctccagcagcagtgACGTGTTCAGCTACGGCGTAGTGCTATGGGAAATGGCCACGCTTGCCTCGCAACCTTACCAG GGTCTTACGAACGATCAAGTGCTGCGGTACGTCATCGACGGTGGCGTCATGGAGCGACCGGAGAACTGTCCGGACAAGCTGTACGATCTGATGCGCATCTGCTGGCAGCACCGTGCATCGGGTCGGCCCTCGTTCATGGACATCATCAAcatgctgctggtgcactCCAACGAGCGCTTCATGCAGGTTTCGTTCTTCCACTCACCGCCTACCAGTGACAGTATCGCCCAACCGGGGCAAG GACTTTCAGACGACGTGACGGCACCGCTGCGTGCAAACGAGGATGATctcgacgaagacgacgacgaaccgtACTCGATCGAGATGACGGACAGCCGGCTGATGCAGAACAATGGGCCAAAGCCGGACATTCGTTCCCCACACTCACCCCAGAGGTGA